Proteins encoded in a region of the Tautonia rosea genome:
- a CDS encoding DUF1592 domain-containing protein has protein sequence MRTLVMSQNSIRAVDKSVRRVLPALVLAFMAAPALARGAADDHFDEVIRPILEDNCYTCHAFGVNKGNVDLEALADADDWTQPDARATWLAVLKNVQAEIMPPSDHPQPSDEERELLLDWITFDAFALDPEHPDPGRVTVRRLNRTEYRNTIRDLMGVDFNTEAEFPADDTGHGFDTIADVLTISPLLMERYIAAAQDIVGRAVPTTSGTVPERSISGRRFRPVGEGRSNRPSSGPERRFGGFVRVEGPLSLSYYEPAEVATTIEVEHDGTYQVVLNLSATERYVEDQFDSNRCLFVVSVDGEEQLRREFSRQSSQSYRFPIDLDWTAGNHEMTLTVEPLTPEAEQVRSLTLRIDSLTVLGPFEDEHLVRPPNYERFFPGTVPDDPEALRQYTRELLSRFATRAFRRPVGDETADRLTDLALVIAAEPGRTFEAGVSQAMVAVLASPRFLFREEGIEPGDPGPHPLIDEYALASRLSYLLWSTMPDDELFALADRGELRANLGAQVERMLADERSNQFVRNFVGQWLQVRNIDSIPVNAFAVLSRDEPPDPEAEARRERFRELRRKPFEELTDAEKAELDEVRDQFRRAGDRFRQFEMDRGLRIAMRRETELLFETILREDRSLIELLDSDYTFLNERLARQYGIEGIEGDEMRRVDLPPDSPRGGILTQGTILAVTSNPDRTSPVKRGLFILENILGTPPAPPPPNIPSLEEAGKDLGGRVPSVREAMELHRSDPLCNSCHNRMDPLGLALENFNALGMYREVERTGPIDSSGVLITGEPFQSVQELKRILAEDRRQDFYRCLVEKMLTYALGRGLEYHDVQTIDALVNRLNANDGRASELILGIIESAPFQRRRGPAGQTTANATTSDPDDRILGTD, from the coding sequence ATGCGAACCCTGGTGATGAGTCAGAACAGCATCCGAGCCGTCGACAAGTCTGTCCGTCGGGTGCTTCCTGCCCTGGTCCTGGCCTTCATGGCCGCGCCGGCACTCGCTCGGGGAGCGGCCGACGATCACTTCGACGAGGTGATCCGCCCAATCCTTGAAGACAACTGCTACACTTGCCACGCGTTCGGGGTCAACAAGGGGAACGTCGACCTTGAAGCCCTTGCTGACGCCGACGACTGGACCCAGCCCGACGCAAGAGCCACCTGGCTCGCTGTGCTGAAGAACGTCCAGGCCGAGATCATGCCCCCGTCCGACCATCCGCAGCCGTCGGATGAGGAACGGGAGCTCTTGCTCGACTGGATCACGTTCGACGCCTTCGCCCTCGACCCCGAACACCCCGACCCCGGCCGAGTCACGGTCCGTCGACTCAACCGGACCGAGTACCGCAACACGATCCGAGACCTGATGGGCGTCGACTTCAACACTGAGGCCGAGTTCCCGGCCGACGACACCGGCCACGGCTTCGACACCATCGCCGACGTGCTGACGATCTCCCCCCTCTTGATGGAACGCTACATCGCCGCGGCGCAGGACATCGTCGGCCGGGCCGTCCCGACCACCTCGGGCACCGTCCCCGAACGCTCGATCAGCGGCCGACGCTTCCGCCCCGTCGGTGAAGGGCGGTCGAATCGCCCCTCCTCCGGTCCTGAACGGCGGTTCGGCGGCTTTGTCCGGGTCGAAGGGCCGCTTTCCCTCTCGTACTACGAGCCGGCCGAGGTGGCGACGACGATTGAAGTCGAACACGACGGCACCTATCAGGTTGTCCTGAACCTTTCCGCGACTGAGCGCTATGTTGAGGACCAGTTTGACTCCAATCGCTGCCTGTTCGTGGTTTCGGTGGACGGCGAGGAGCAGCTCCGCCGCGAGTTCTCCCGGCAGTCGAGCCAGTCATACCGCTTCCCGATCGACCTGGATTGGACCGCCGGCAACCACGAGATGACCCTGACCGTCGAGCCGCTCACGCCCGAGGCTGAGCAGGTCCGATCGCTCACGCTTCGCATCGACTCGCTGACCGTACTCGGCCCGTTTGAGGACGAGCATCTCGTCCGACCGCCGAACTACGAGCGGTTCTTCCCCGGCACCGTGCCCGACGATCCCGAGGCACTTCGCCAGTACACCCGGGAGCTCCTGTCCCGCTTCGCCACCCGGGCCTTCCGCCGACCCGTGGGTGATGAGACCGCCGACCGCCTGACCGATCTGGCTCTGGTCATCGCTGCCGAGCCAGGGCGGACCTTCGAGGCCGGTGTCTCCCAGGCAATGGTGGCCGTGCTCGCCTCGCCTCGCTTCCTGTTCCGCGAGGAGGGGATCGAACCGGGCGATCCCGGGCCGCACCCCTTGATCGACGAGTACGCCCTGGCCTCTCGCCTCTCATACCTGCTCTGGTCGACCATGCCCGACGACGAGCTGTTCGCCCTGGCCGATCGCGGCGAGCTTCGCGCCAACCTCGGGGCACAGGTCGAGCGGATGCTGGCCGACGAGCGTTCGAACCAGTTCGTCCGCAACTTCGTCGGCCAGTGGCTCCAGGTCCGCAACATCGACTCGATTCCGGTCAACGCCTTCGCCGTCCTCTCCCGAGACGAGCCCCCTGACCCCGAGGCCGAGGCCCGCCGCGAGCGTTTCCGAGAACTGCGCCGCAAGCCCTTCGAGGAGTTGACCGACGCCGAGAAGGCCGAGCTGGACGAGGTCCGCGACCAGTTCCGCCGCGCCGGTGATCGCTTCCGACAGTTCGAGATGGACCGTGGTCTCCGCATTGCCATGCGTCGCGAAACAGAACTGCTGTTCGAGACGATCCTCCGCGAAGACCGCAGCCTCATCGAATTGCTCGACAGCGACTACACCTTCCTCAACGAACGACTCGCCCGGCAGTACGGCATCGAGGGGATCGAAGGGGACGAGATGCGCCGGGTCGACCTGCCACCCGACAGCCCCCGAGGCGGCATCCTGACCCAGGGAACCATCCTCGCCGTCACCTCGAACCCCGACCGCACCTCACCTGTCAAACGTGGCTTGTTCATTCTCGAAAACATCCTGGGCACCCCTCCTGCCCCGCCTCCGCCCAACATTCCCTCGCTGGAAGAAGCGGGCAAGGACCTCGGCGGACGGGTTCCCTCGGTCCGGGAGGCGATGGAACTGCACCGCAGCGACCCGCTCTGTAACTCCTGCCATAACCGCATGGACCCGCTCGGCCTGGCGCTGGAGAACTTCAACGCCCTGGGCATGTATCGCGAAGTCGAACGCACCGGCCCGATCGACTCGTCCGGCGTCCTGATCACCGGTGAGCCGTTCCAGTCCGTCCAGGAACTGAAGCGCATCCTCGCCGAAGACCGCCGCCAGGACTTCTACCGCTGCCTGGTCGAGAAGATGCTCACCTATGCCCTTGGGCGAGGTCTTGAGTATCATGACGTTCAGACCATTGATGCCCTCGTCAATCGTCTCAACGCGAACGACGGGAGAGCCTCGGAGTTGATCCTCGGCATCATCGAATCGGCCCCCTTCCAGCGCCGACGCGGCCCGGCGGGCCAGACGACCGCCAATGCCACCACCTCCGATCCGGACGACCGGATCCTCGGAACCGACTGA